The following proteins are encoded in a genomic region of Actinomadura sp. NAK00032:
- a CDS encoding RNA-guided endonuclease TnpB family protein: protein MSRYRLCPTPAQEAGLLEHCSHARYVWNLAVEQHSWWTPRRGSAPGYVAQARQLTEARAANPWLAAGSQTVQQQALKDFAQAMANFFAGTHRRPTWRKAGVHEGFRIVGARGRAWDVRRLSRRMGEVRVPKVGWVRFRWSRPVPDARSFRVTRDRAGRWHVAFAAIPDPVPVPGNGAAVGVDRGVAVSAALSTGETSSVPGLTPGEAERLKRLLRRLTRAKAGSNRRARVKAAVARLKAREADRRKDWVEKTSTDLARRFDVIAVEDLDVAGMTRSARGTIEAPGTGVRAKAGLNRGILANGWGQLVTRLEQKAPGRVVRVDPVYTSQTCNACGHRARDNRESQAVFRCVACGHRANADVNAARNIKDTARNIKDTACNIGDTAVGRTVAARGGTPSGGPVNREPQPALLSV, encoded by the coding sequence GTGTCCCGGTACCGGCTGTGCCCGACCCCTGCCCAGGAGGCGGGGCTGCTGGAGCACTGCTCGCACGCCCGGTACGTCTGGAACCTGGCCGTTGAACAGCACTCCTGGTGGACGCCGCGACGCGGCTCCGCTCCGGGGTATGTCGCCCAAGCACGCCAACTGACCGAGGCCCGCGCCGCGAATCCGTGGCTGGCGGCCGGTTCGCAGACAGTGCAGCAGCAGGCGCTCAAGGACTTCGCGCAGGCGATGGCGAACTTCTTCGCCGGTACGCACCGCCGCCCTACGTGGCGTAAGGCGGGGGTGCATGAGGGGTTCCGGATTGTCGGTGCCCGGGGTCGGGCGTGGGATGTGCGGCGGTTGTCGCGCCGCATGGGCGAGGTGCGGGTGCCGAAGGTGGGGTGGGTGCGGTTCCGCTGGTCCCGCCCCGTGCCGGACGCCAGGTCGTTCCGGGTGACCCGTGACCGCGCGGGCCGTTGGCATGTCGCGTTCGCCGCCATCCCCGACCCCGTTCCCGTACCGGGCAATGGTGCGGCGGTCGGTGTCGATCGGGGTGTGGCGGTGTCGGCTGCGCTGTCCACCGGCGAGACCAGCAGCGTGCCGGGTTTGACGCCGGGGGAGGCCGAGCGGTTGAAGCGGCTGCTGCGGCGCTTGACCCGCGCGAAAGCGGGGTCGAACCGGCGTGCCCGTGTCAAGGCCGCCGTCGCGCGGCTCAAGGCGCGTGAGGCCGACCGCCGCAAGGACTGGGTGGAGAAGACCTCGACGGATCTGGCCCGCCGGTTCGACGTCATCGCCGTCGAGGACCTCGATGTGGCCGGGATGACCCGGTCGGCGCGCGGCACCATCGAGGCACCCGGCACCGGGGTTCGGGCCAAGGCCGGGCTCAACCGGGGCATCCTGGCCAACGGCTGGGGGCAATTGGTGACCCGCCTGGAGCAGAAGGCACCGGGGCGGGTGGTCCGGGTCGACCCGGTGTACACGTCGCAGACCTGCAACGCGTGCGGGCACCGCGCCCGGGACAACCGCGAGAGCCAAGCGGTGTTCCGATGCGTCGCCTGCGGGCACCGGGCCAACGCCGACGTCAACGCCGCACGCAACATCAAAGACACCGCACGCAACATCAAAGACACCGCCTGCAACATCGGAGACACCGCCGTGGGGCGCACGGTGGCCGCGCGGGGAGGCACGCCGTCAGGCGGGCCGGTGAACCGCGAACCTCAACCCGCTCTCCTCTCCGTATAG
- a CDS encoding PP2C family serine/threonine-protein phosphatase → MNVAIRYAAGSDIGCNRENNEDSGYAGAWLVAVADGMGGYAGGEVASSTVIGSLRSLDTAAPKDDLVDMLGRAVAEANEKLRIVREERPDLSRMGTTLTAMLWSGESVALAHVGDSRGYLLRDGELFQMTQDHTMDELLKAEAEQAGQQADPAETSRLSHVLYRVLDGREDREPDLRLREARLGDRYLLCSDGLSGPVDAQAIYEVVSAEADPQRAVDRLIELARENGGPDNITAVIADVVEAEHLPAAGGPLVVGAAAQS, encoded by the coding sequence ATGAACGTAGCAATCAGGTACGCAGCAGGCAGCGACATCGGGTGCAACCGCGAGAACAACGAGGACTCGGGGTACGCCGGTGCGTGGTTGGTCGCGGTCGCGGACGGCATGGGCGGGTACGCCGGCGGCGAGGTCGCGAGCTCGACCGTCATCGGCTCACTGCGCTCGCTGGACACCGCCGCCCCCAAGGACGATCTTGTTGACATGCTGGGCCGCGCGGTGGCCGAGGCCAACGAGAAGCTCCGCATCGTCCGCGAGGAACGTCCCGACCTCAGCCGGATGGGCACCACGCTCACCGCGATGCTCTGGTCCGGGGAGTCCGTGGCACTGGCGCACGTCGGCGACTCGCGCGGCTATCTGCTCCGCGACGGCGAGCTGTTCCAGATGACCCAGGACCACACGATGGACGAGTTGCTGAAGGCGGAGGCGGAGCAGGCCGGCCAGCAGGCCGACCCCGCCGAGACGTCGCGGCTCTCCCACGTGCTGTACCGGGTGCTGGACGGCCGTGAGGACCGCGAGCCCGACCTGCGCCTGCGCGAGGCCCGGCTCGGCGACCGCTACCTGCTGTGCTCGGACGGCCTCAGCGGCCCGGTCGACGCGCAGGCGATCTACGAGGTCGTGTCGGCGGAGGCCGATCCGCAGCGCGCGGTCGACCGGCTGATCGAGCTGGCCCGCGAGAACGGCGGCCCCGACAACATCACCGCGGTCATCGCCGACGTCGTCGAGGCCGAGCACCTGCCCGCCGCCGGCGGCCCCCTGGTCGTCGGCGCCGCCGCGCAGAGCTGA
- a CDS encoding response regulator transcription factor yields MTAGPGVIKVLIADDHPVVRQGLRTFLGIQDDIEVVGEAEDGASAVTLAESLEPDIVLMDLKMPGADGLAALTELRARGVKARVLVLTSVTERGHVLPAVQAGAAGYLYKDVDPQALVQAIRAVNDGHVLFAPDAAEAMLRDGTAERDDDRGMAALTEREREVLVHIARGRSNREIARALVVSEKTVKTHVSNLLMKLGVQDRTQAALYAVRHGVGSSGSAGETGESTVRY; encoded by the coding sequence GTGACGGCGGGCCCGGGCGTCATCAAGGTGCTCATCGCCGACGACCATCCGGTCGTCCGGCAGGGGCTGCGCACGTTCCTCGGCATCCAGGACGACATCGAGGTCGTCGGCGAGGCCGAGGACGGCGCGTCGGCCGTGACACTGGCCGAATCGCTGGAGCCCGATATCGTGCTCATGGACCTCAAGATGCCGGGCGCCGACGGTCTGGCCGCGCTGACGGAGCTGCGGGCTCGTGGGGTGAAGGCACGGGTCCTGGTCCTCACCAGCGTCACGGAGCGTGGCCACGTGCTGCCGGCCGTGCAGGCGGGTGCGGCCGGGTACCTGTACAAGGACGTCGACCCGCAGGCGCTCGTCCAGGCGATCCGGGCGGTGAACGACGGGCACGTCCTGTTCGCGCCGGACGCGGCCGAGGCGATGCTGCGGGACGGGACGGCGGAGCGGGACGACGACCGCGGCATGGCCGCGCTGACCGAACGGGAACGGGAGGTGCTCGTGCACATCGCGCGGGGCAGGTCCAACCGGGAGATCGCGCGCGCGCTCGTGGTGTCCGAGAAGACGGTCAAGACGCACGTCAGTAATCTGCTCATGAAACTGGGAGTCCAGGATCGGACGCAGGCGGCGCTGTACGCGGTCCGGCACGGTGTCGGATCGTCCGGCTCCGCCGGGGAAACCGGGGAATCCACTGTCCGCTACTGA
- a CDS encoding GAF domain-containing sensor histidine kinase, whose amino-acid sequence MQTDDGCRGEQGATLHAVSSAVLAVTRHLSVHEVLQVIVRAAAQLLDARYAALGVPDDEGSFAEFVVEGVSEEEWERIGPLPRQHGMLAAMLKGDVPKRLGDIRREPEFEGWPVAHPVLKDFLGVPIRDGEDVLGIIFLANKRTPGGFSEGDEELLTLFAAHAAIAMANARLYEHNRELTVVAERNRLARELHDAVAQKLFSLRLTARTASALAERDPARTVQELAQVERLAAEALAELRAVIFELRPADLADGLVASLRKHVEVLDRAHETDVRFSADEAVVLPEEHEAVAFRITQEALYNALRHARARTVEVRLATADGQAVLEVADDGSGFDASDTEPQGGLGLASMRARAHSIGGELTIDAVPGRGTTVRLEVAL is encoded by the coding sequence ATGCAGACCGACGACGGGTGCCGCGGCGAGCAGGGCGCGACCCTGCACGCCGTCAGCTCCGCCGTGCTCGCGGTGACCCGGCACCTGTCCGTGCACGAGGTGCTGCAGGTGATCGTGCGGGCGGCGGCGCAGCTGCTGGACGCCCGCTACGCCGCGCTCGGCGTGCCCGACGACGAGGGGTCGTTCGCCGAGTTCGTCGTCGAGGGCGTGTCGGAGGAGGAGTGGGAGCGGATCGGCCCGCTGCCCCGCCAGCACGGCATGCTCGCCGCGATGCTGAAGGGCGACGTGCCGAAGCGGCTCGGCGACATCCGCCGGGAGCCGGAGTTCGAGGGCTGGCCGGTCGCGCACCCCGTCCTGAAGGACTTCCTCGGCGTGCCGATACGCGACGGCGAGGACGTGCTCGGCATCATCTTCCTGGCCAACAAGCGCACCCCCGGCGGCTTCAGCGAGGGCGACGAGGAACTGCTCACCCTGTTCGCCGCGCACGCCGCGATCGCGATGGCGAACGCCCGCCTCTACGAGCACAACCGCGAGCTGACCGTCGTCGCGGAGCGCAACCGGCTGGCCCGCGAGCTGCACGACGCCGTCGCGCAGAAGCTGTTCTCGCTGCGGCTGACGGCGCGCACGGCGTCCGCGCTGGCCGAGCGCGACCCGGCGCGGACCGTCCAGGAGCTGGCGCAGGTCGAGCGGCTCGCCGCCGAGGCCCTCGCCGAGCTGCGCGCCGTGATCTTCGAGCTGCGCCCCGCCGACCTCGCGGACGGCCTGGTCGCGTCGCTGCGCAAGCACGTCGAGGTCCTCGACCGGGCGCACGAGACCGACGTGCGCTTCTCCGCCGACGAGGCCGTCGTCCTGCCGGAGGAGCACGAGGCCGTCGCGTTCCGCATCACCCAGGAGGCGCTCTACAACGCGTTGCGACACGCCCGCGCGCGCACAGTGGAGGTACGGCTGGCCACAGCGGACGGCCAGGCCGTGCTGGAGGTCGCCGACGACGGGTCCGGTTTCGACGCGTCCGACACCGAGCCCCAAGGCGGGCTCGGGCTCGCCTCCATGCGCGCCAGGGCGCACTCCATCGGCGGTGAGCTCACGATTGACGCCGTGCCCGGCAGAGGCACGACCGTCCGGCTGGAGGTGGCGCTGTGA
- a CDS encoding SDR family oxidoreductase: MKTALITGGSRGLGRALAAGLARDGWTLVIDGRDPAALAAAAAETGATGIAGDVADPAHRAALVQAVSGGLDLLVNNASTLGPTPMPRLDALPVTDLADTLATNVLAPLALIQEFLPSLRERRGAILNITSDAAVEGYETWGGYGTSKAALEQLSNVLAAEEPDVAVWWADPGEMNTDMLRAAGEDADAAPPPSEAAAALHRLITDRLPSGRYEASHLVRAR, translated from the coding sequence ATGAAGACGGCACTGATCACAGGAGGCTCCCGGGGCCTCGGGCGGGCGCTCGCCGCCGGGCTCGCGCGGGACGGCTGGACGCTCGTCATCGACGGCCGCGACCCCGCCGCGCTGGCGGCCGCCGCGGCGGAGACCGGCGCGACCGGCATCGCCGGGGACGTCGCCGACCCCGCGCACCGGGCGGCCCTCGTCCAGGCCGTGTCCGGCGGGCTCGACCTGCTCGTCAACAACGCGAGCACCCTCGGGCCCACGCCGATGCCCCGGCTGGACGCGCTGCCGGTGACCGACCTCGCGGACACGCTCGCGACCAACGTGCTGGCGCCGCTCGCCCTGATCCAGGAGTTCCTGCCGAGCCTGCGGGAGCGGCGCGGCGCGATCCTCAACATCACGTCCGACGCGGCCGTGGAGGGCTACGAGACGTGGGGCGGCTACGGGACGTCCAAAGCGGCGCTGGAGCAGCTGTCGAACGTCCTGGCGGCCGAGGAGCCCGACGTGGCCGTGTGGTGGGCGGACCCCGGCGAGATGAACACGGACATGCTGCGCGCCGCCGGCGAGGACGCGGACGCCGCGCCCCCGCCCTCCGAGGCCGCCGCCGCCCTGCACCGGCTGATCACCGACCGCCTCCCGAGCGGCCGATACGAGGCGTCCCACCTGGTGAGGGCGCGATGA
- a CDS encoding MFS transporter, whose amino-acid sequence MLVVTLLAFESMAVGTVMPVVASDLDGLALYAWGFSATLISSLLSTVLAGGWVDRSGPARPLMIGLSTFVAGLVVAGAAPAMGVFVAGRAVQGLGTGVSLVAIYVVIARVYPEALRPRVFAALSAAWVLPSLIGPAVGGAVAEHAGWRWVFLGLIPLVIPPALLLVPAIRGIKPVDAGPGAGAGAGRARYVAAVAVAGGAGVLLYGLDGAGWAMLPAAAAGLAGLAFGLPRLLPAGTLRLRRGLPSVVLVRGLLSGAFVGTDVFIPLALTKLHHFSPTQAGVVLTVGALGWSAASQIQGRSRRPREFYALLGAVFVTAGIVLTAVALQLSGWLAAPAWIIGGAGMGFAIGSLSVLLLDLSPEDEQGVNSSALQISDTLGSSLVVGVAGALVTGFGVDRLGTGLVVAGVLFAAIALLGVVAALRLEVPK is encoded by the coding sequence GTGCTGGTCGTCACGCTGCTGGCGTTCGAGAGCATGGCCGTCGGCACCGTCATGCCGGTGGTCGCGTCCGACCTGGACGGCCTGGCGCTGTACGCGTGGGGGTTCAGCGCCACGCTGATCAGCAGCCTGCTGTCCACGGTGCTGGCGGGCGGCTGGGTGGACCGGTCCGGCCCGGCGCGGCCGCTCATGATCGGGCTGAGCACGTTCGTCGCCGGGCTCGTGGTCGCGGGCGCGGCACCGGCCATGGGCGTCTTCGTCGCCGGCCGCGCCGTGCAGGGCCTCGGCACCGGCGTCTCGCTCGTCGCGATCTACGTCGTGATCGCCCGCGTGTACCCGGAGGCGCTGCGGCCGCGCGTGTTCGCGGCGCTGTCGGCGGCCTGGGTGCTGCCGTCGCTGATCGGCCCGGCGGTCGGCGGCGCGGTGGCCGAGCACGCCGGCTGGCGGTGGGTGTTCCTCGGGCTGATCCCGCTGGTGATCCCGCCCGCGCTGCTGCTGGTGCCCGCGATCCGCGGCATCAAGCCGGTGGACGCGGGCCCTGGGGCCGGCGCGGGGGCCGGCAGGGCGCGGTACGTCGCCGCCGTGGCCGTCGCGGGCGGCGCCGGCGTCCTCCTCTACGGCCTCGACGGCGCGGGCTGGGCGATGCTCCCCGCCGCCGCGGCCGGGCTCGCGGGGCTGGCGTTCGGCCTTCCCCGGCTGCTGCCCGCCGGGACGCTCCGGCTGCGCCGCGGGCTGCCCAGCGTCGTCCTCGTCCGGGGCCTGCTGTCGGGCGCGTTCGTCGGCACCGACGTCTTCATCCCGCTGGCGCTGACGAAGCTGCACCACTTCAGCCCGACGCAGGCGGGGGTCGTCCTCACGGTCGGCGCGCTCGGCTGGTCGGCCGCGTCGCAGATCCAGGGGCGCTCGCGGCGCCCCCGCGAGTTCTACGCGCTCCTCGGCGCCGTGTTCGTCACCGCCGGGATCGTCCTCACCGCCGTCGCGCTGCAGCTGTCCGGCTGGCTCGCCGCCCCCGCGTGGATCATCGGCGGCGCCGGGATGGGCTTCGCGATCGGCAGCCTGTCCGTCCTGCTCCTCGACCTGTCCCCGGAGGACGAGCAGGGCGTCAACTCGTCCGCGCTGCAGATCAGCGACACCCTCGGCTCCTCCCTCGTGGTCGGCGTCGCGGGCGCGCTCGTCACCGGCTTCGGCGTCGACCGGCTCGGCACCGGCCTCGTCGTCGCCGGCGTGCTGTTCGCCGCGATCGCCCTCCTCGGGGTCGTCGCCGCTCTCCGGCTGGAGGTCCCGAAATGA
- a CDS encoding S-adenosylmethionine:tRNA ribosyltransferase-isomerase, which yields MTVDFTLPSALEAHEPPEARGRTRDGVRLLVSRRAGGAVSHHEFRDLPTLLDPGDLLVVNTSATLPAAVRLDRISVHFSTPVPGEDDRLWLVELRRIAGKASHPYTGGCPGEWIPLPGGTTLTLVERHTARLWRARLSTDVVPYLRRHGTPIRYGYVRRDWPAAAYQTAFAHDRSTGSAEMPSAGRPFTPELVTELVSRGVLIAPITLHTGVASPEAHEPPYAERYRVPEPTAALVEHVRARGRRVIAVGTTAVRALETAVDASGRVRPSSGWTEHVVTPESGVRAVDGLLTGLHEPASSHLRMLTAIAGRDLLAATYAAALAERYLWHEFGDLNLIM from the coding sequence ATGACCGTCGACTTCACCCTGCCGTCCGCCCTGGAAGCCCACGAGCCGCCGGAGGCGCGCGGCCGGACCCGGGACGGCGTCCGCCTCCTGGTGTCGCGGCGCGCCGGCGGCGCCGTCTCCCACCACGAGTTCCGCGACCTGCCGACGCTGCTCGACCCCGGCGACCTGCTGGTCGTCAACACCTCGGCCACGCTGCCCGCCGCCGTCCGGCTCGACCGGATCAGCGTGCACTTCTCCACCCCGGTGCCCGGCGAGGACGACCGGCTGTGGCTCGTCGAGCTGCGCCGCATCGCCGGGAAGGCCAGCCATCCCTACACGGGCGGCTGCCCCGGCGAGTGGATCCCGCTGCCCGGCGGCACCACCCTCACCCTCGTCGAACGGCACACCGCCCGGTTGTGGCGGGCGCGCCTCAGCACCGACGTCGTCCCCTACCTGCGGCGCCACGGGACGCCGATCAGGTACGGGTACGTCCGCCGCGACTGGCCGGCCGCCGCCTACCAGACCGCGTTCGCCCACGACCGGTCGACCGGCAGCGCCGAGATGCCGAGCGCGGGCCGCCCGTTCACGCCGGAACTGGTGACGGAGCTGGTCTCGCGCGGCGTCCTGATCGCCCCGATCACGCTGCACACGGGCGTCGCGTCCCCCGAGGCGCACGAGCCGCCGTACGCCGAGCGCTACCGCGTCCCGGAGCCGACCGCGGCGCTGGTCGAGCACGTCCGCGCGCGGGGCCGGCGGGTGATCGCCGTCGGCACGACCGCCGTCCGCGCCCTGGAGACGGCCGTGGACGCCTCCGGACGCGTCCGCCCGTCCTCCGGCTGGACGGAGCACGTCGTGACGCCGGAGAGCGGCGTCCGGGCCGTGGACGGGCTCCTCACCGGCCTGCACGAGCCCGCGTCGTCCCACCTGCGGATGCTCACGGCCATCGCGGGCCGCGACCTGCTGGCCGCCACCTACGCGGCCGCACTGGCCGAGCGGTACCTGTGGCACGAGTTCGGCGACCTCAACCTGATCATGTAG
- the serB gene encoding phosphoserine phosphatase SerB has translation MDGSAQRTLLITLTGRDRPGVTSRLFRTLAEFPLTVADVEQVVIRGRLVLGVLLAYSEGADIGRVWNAAEHVANDLDMEIELSTGRNRRMPKRTGRLHVTVLGAPLKPAAMAGISGRISAHGANIDRIERLAQNPVTCIEMDVSGADPDALRAALTAEAAEQQVDVAVQQSGLSRRAKRLIVMDVDSTLIQGEVIELLAEHAGCLDEVAKVTEAAMRGELDFEGSLRERVALLAGLDAAAIDDVRGKLRLAAGARTMVRTLKRLDYKFAIVSGGFTQVTDALVDDLGIDYSAANTLEIVDGKLTGRVTGRVIDRAGKATALERFAREAGVPISQTVAIGDGANDLDMLQAAGLGIAYNAKPVVREAADTAVNVPYLDTIVFLLGISRDEVEAADAADAAADRPNPAS, from the coding sequence ATGGACGGGTCAGCACAGCGCACGCTCCTCATCACACTCACCGGACGCGACCGCCCCGGCGTGACCTCGCGTCTGTTCCGGACACTCGCCGAGTTCCCGCTCACGGTCGCCGACGTGGAGCAGGTCGTCATCCGCGGCCGGCTCGTCCTCGGCGTCCTGCTCGCCTACAGCGAGGGCGCCGACATCGGCCGCGTCTGGAACGCCGCCGAGCACGTCGCCAACGACCTCGACATGGAGATCGAGCTCTCCACGGGCCGCAACCGGCGGATGCCGAAGCGCACCGGGCGGCTGCACGTCACCGTCCTCGGCGCCCCGCTGAAGCCCGCCGCCATGGCCGGGATCTCCGGGCGGATCTCCGCGCACGGCGCCAACATCGACCGCATCGAGCGGCTCGCGCAGAACCCCGTGACCTGCATCGAGATGGACGTCTCCGGCGCCGATCCCGACGCGCTGCGCGCCGCGCTCACCGCCGAGGCCGCCGAGCAGCAGGTCGACGTCGCCGTCCAGCAGAGCGGGCTGAGCCGGCGCGCCAAGCGGCTGATCGTCATGGACGTCGACTCCACCCTCATCCAGGGCGAGGTCATCGAGCTGCTCGCCGAGCACGCCGGCTGCCTCGACGAGGTCGCCAAGGTCACCGAGGCCGCGATGCGCGGCGAGCTCGACTTCGAGGGCTCCCTCCGCGAGCGCGTGGCGCTGCTCGCCGGGCTCGACGCCGCCGCCATCGACGACGTCCGGGGCAAGCTGCGGCTCGCCGCCGGCGCCCGCACGATGGTCCGCACGCTGAAGCGCCTCGACTACAAGTTCGCGATCGTCTCCGGCGGCTTCACCCAGGTCACCGACGCCCTCGTCGACGACCTCGGCATCGACTACTCCGCCGCGAACACGCTGGAGATCGTCGACGGCAAGCTCACCGGCCGCGTCACCGGCCGCGTCATCGACCGCGCAGGCAAGGCCACCGCGCTGGAGCGCTTCGCCCGCGAGGCCGGCGTCCCGATCAGCCAGACGGTCGCGATCGGCGACGGCGCCAACGACCTCGACATGCTCCAGGCCGCCGGGCTCGGCATCGCCTACAACGCCAAGCCGGTCGTCCGCGAGGCCGCCGACACCGCCGTCAACGTCCCCTACCTCGACACGATCGTCTTCCTCCTCGGCATCTCCCGCGACGAAGTCGAGGCCGCCGACGCCGCCGACGCCGCGGCCGACCGCCCGAACCCCGCCTCCTAG
- a CDS encoding FUSC family protein, which yields MLQRAREAYVQANGQATPMYGVAAAVAVAVPLLAGALTGHAAQGSMIALGAYLVALRAPEGPYGAQARSLTVGVLVVAVGSAVGGLLSGHLWPTVIVVPPLIALGVAVPRIGSTAGLAVLLSAVRPPSANVIDIGLLELIGGLLTAGLLLAPWPARRLRPLRASLSECADAVAEALDAVAEDVAAHDAGPLDAVEITNPDLRAVTRVPDWEAKRRAASEALTDARATYRLYRTGRGRSDPTRPERLIDALGRVLHETVTLQAVLEAAKNYPPDREWRLETQTAISALAARLRLLAGAVATAGEAPLGREESAAVRRMGRAAEQIRRAGLAGDEDLVAVALIGQVRRSIDRIAGEVASTRRIVASGLRIGFGPPRLPGTLDPMPVWDRTRRAVRTRSPVFRQVSRVFVTAVVSMALAAALGLSHGHWMTITAMLSLRATYGETVDRLVQRVGGTAAGSAVAAVILTLAPGQLTVAVIAFAFAMAGFAMRSVNFAYWALFGTPLAMMLLDFSTPAGWVTAGERIALTIAGTALSYLAVRLLWPAGHLERLPTQLNRLLRTHAGLVRATADVLAGEQVRLPHDTIVAAERAAEAVAETRTRLGHERRPDTELINQLRTAVDAAHRTRDHLIAVARLSREKAVDSGPVPEILDRLADEFEETAVLLEEPEELDPKHVPPVEELGEELADLDSHLSTLTRRRRAEIKAGVDRDEVTPLRQALLQVSGTRYTIRSLRRDAGTVVESSLTAAAPRP from the coding sequence GTGCTGCAGCGTGCGCGGGAGGCGTACGTTCAGGCGAACGGGCAGGCGACGCCCATGTACGGGGTCGCGGCGGCCGTCGCGGTGGCGGTGCCGCTGCTCGCCGGGGCGCTGACCGGGCACGCCGCGCAGGGCTCCATGATCGCGCTCGGCGCGTACCTGGTGGCGCTGCGGGCGCCTGAGGGGCCGTACGGGGCGCAGGCCCGCAGCCTCACCGTGGGGGTGCTGGTCGTCGCGGTCGGGTCCGCGGTCGGCGGGCTGCTCAGCGGGCACCTGTGGCCGACCGTGATCGTGGTGCCGCCGCTGATCGCGCTCGGCGTCGCGGTGCCGCGGATCGGGTCCACGGCCGGGCTGGCGGTGCTGCTCAGCGCGGTCCGGCCGCCGTCCGCCAACGTGATCGACATCGGGCTGCTGGAGTTGATCGGCGGGCTGCTGACCGCCGGGCTGCTGCTCGCGCCGTGGCCCGCGCGGCGGCTGCGCCCGCTGCGCGCGTCGCTCAGCGAGTGCGCCGACGCGGTCGCCGAGGCGCTCGACGCGGTCGCCGAGGACGTCGCCGCGCACGACGCCGGCCCGCTCGACGCCGTCGAGATCACCAACCCGGACCTGCGCGCCGTCACCCGCGTCCCGGACTGGGAGGCCAAGCGGCGGGCCGCGTCCGAGGCGCTCACCGACGCCCGCGCGACCTACCGCCTCTACCGGACGGGACGCGGCCGCAGCGACCCCACCCGTCCCGAACGGCTCATCGACGCGCTCGGCCGCGTCCTGCACGAGACGGTGACGCTGCAGGCCGTCCTGGAGGCGGCGAAGAACTACCCGCCCGACCGCGAGTGGCGCCTGGAGACGCAGACCGCGATCTCCGCGCTCGCAGCGCGGCTGCGGCTGCTCGCCGGGGCCGTCGCGACGGCGGGCGAGGCGCCGCTCGGCCGCGAGGAGTCCGCGGCCGTCCGGCGGATGGGGCGGGCGGCCGAGCAGATCCGGCGCGCCGGGCTCGCCGGCGACGAGGACCTCGTCGCGGTCGCGCTGATCGGCCAGGTGCGCCGCTCCATCGACCGCATCGCCGGCGAGGTCGCCTCCACCCGCCGGATCGTCGCGAGCGGCCTGCGGATCGGGTTCGGGCCGCCGCGCCTGCCCGGCACCCTCGACCCGATGCCGGTCTGGGACCGGACGCGGCGCGCCGTCCGCACCCGGTCGCCGGTGTTCCGGCAGGTGTCGCGGGTGTTCGTCACGGCGGTCGTGTCGATGGCGCTGGCCGCCGCGCTCGGCCTCTCGCACGGGCACTGGATGACGATCACCGCGATGCTGAGCCTGCGCGCCACCTACGGCGAGACCGTCGACCGGCTCGTGCAGCGCGTCGGCGGCACCGCGGCCGGGTCCGCCGTCGCCGCGGTCATCCTCACCCTGGCGCCGGGGCAGCTCACCGTCGCCGTGATCGCCTTCGCCTTCGCGATGGCCGGGTTCGCGATGCGGTCGGTGAACTTCGCCTACTGGGCGCTGTTCGGCACGCCGCTCGCGATGATGCTGCTCGACTTCTCCACCCCCGCCGGCTGGGTCACCGCGGGGGAGCGGATCGCGCTGACCATCGCCGGGACCGCGCTGTCGTACCTCGCCGTCCGGCTGCTGTGGCCCGCCGGGCACCTGGAGCGGCTGCCGACGCAGCTGAACCGGCTGCTGCGCACGCACGCCGGCCTCGTCCGGGCGACGGCGGACGTCCTCGCGGGCGAGCAGGTCCGGCTGCCGCACGACACGATCGTCGCGGCCGAGCGGGCGGCGGAGGCCGTCGCCGAGACCCGCACCCGGCTCGGCCACGAGCGGCGGCCCGACACCGAGCTGATCAACCAGCTGCGGACCGCCGTGGACGCCGCGCACCGCACCCGCGACCACCTCATCGCGGTCGCCCGGCTGTCCCGGGAGAAGGCCGTCGACTCCGGGCCCGTCCCCGAGATCCTCGACCGGCTCGCCGACGAGTTCGAGGAGACCGCCGTGCTGCTGGAGGAGCCCGAGGAGCTCGACCCGAAGCACGTCCCGCCGGTCGAGGAGCTGGGCGAGGAGCTCGCCGACCTCGACTCGCACCTGTCCACGCTCACCCGGCGGCGGCGCGCCGAGATCAAGGCGGGCGTCGACCGGGACGAGGTCACCCCGCTCCGGCAGGCGCTGCTGCAGGTGTCCGGCACCCGCTACACGATCAGGTCGCTGCGCCGGGACGCCGGGACCGTCGTCGAGTCGTCCCTCACCGCCGCGGCGCCCCGCCCGTAG